Proteins encoded by one window of Lepeophtheirus salmonis chromosome 10, UVic_Lsal_1.4, whole genome shotgun sequence:
- the LOC121125269 gene encoding uncharacterized protein, protein MASQFKYICLIALIGSAAAAGGPRARTLTVNREGKSLLNTFPFNDGARGTARAAHHEHDHAEHDHAHAEHPAASDNRLARQGGGDDVPLDIGSIAAAGERCIDKVVMVEETEYDDHIECHHSYSERCHTTYSTDFEPQQEEECEENFKKSCFIEYKKVAVDETVKFCHTPFICEGEGPEECKTVYESECETRYHEHDVEDDVVNCETIQEEKCEDVTQGYTTEQKCTKWPKQVCTSEKKNVKKYSPQTECKKVPRQLCGPSGCVPQPGPEECFDKKETIVQEVPEENCNLEPQKACKQVTKLVPSLKPVEECVDVPKEVCSRSRKNPRKVQKPVVKKWCYVPSAASGLAA, encoded by the exons ATGGCATCTCAATTCAAG TATATTTGCTTAATTGCTTTAATCGGCTCAGCCGCTGCTGCTGGAGGACCAAGAGCAAGAACTCTTACTGTCAACCGTGAGGGAAAATCTCTTCTCAATACCTTCCCCTTCAATGATGGGGCCCGTGGAACTGCCCGTGCTGCTCATCATGAACATGATCATGCTGAACATGATCATGCTCATGCTGAGCACCCAGCTGCCTCTGACAACCGATTGGCCCGTCAAGGAGGTGGTGATGATGTCCCACTTGACATTGGATCCATTGCTGCTGCTGGAGAGCGTTGTATCGATAAGGTCGTCATGGTAGAAGAAACCGAATACGATGATCACATCGAATGTCACCACAGCTACTCCGAGAGATGTCACACCACCTACTCCACCGACTTCGAACCTCAACAAGAGGAAGAGTGCGaagaaaacttcaaaaagagttgtttcattgaatacaagaagGTCGCTGTTGATGAGACAGTCAA ATTCTGTCACACTCCATTTATCTGTGAAGGAGAAGGACCCGAAGAATGCAAGACTGTTTACGAGTCCGAGTGTGAAACTCGTTATCACGAACATGACGTTGAGGATGACGTTGTCAACTGTGAGACCATTCAAGAAGAGAAGTGTGAGGATGTCACCCAAGGTTACACCACTGAGCAAAAATGTACCAAATGGCCCAAACAAGTCTGTACTTCTGAAAAGAAGAACGTCAAGAAATACAGTCCCCAAACTGAATGTAAGAAGGTCCCCAGACAATTGTGTGGTCCCTCCGGCTGCGTTCCCCAACCAGGACCCGAAGAGTGTTTCGATAAGAAAGAAACCATCGTCCAAGAAGTCCCAGAGGAGAACTGTAACTTGGAACCCCAAAAGGCTTGCAAACAAGTTACCAAATTGGTTCCCAGCCTCAAGCCCGTTGAGGAGTGCGTTGATGTACCTAAAGAAGTCTGCTCCCGTTCCAGAAAGAACCCCAGAAAGGTCCAAAAGCCTGTTGTCAAGAAATGGTGCTACGTTCCATCTGCTGCTTCTGGTTTGGCTGCTTAA